Proteins encoded by one window of Sorangium aterium:
- a CDS encoding RICIN domain-containing protein translates to MRLGSLSPVMGLLVVGLGIASCASGSEELPGGSSEGGGGASGVGVSVGSASGGGGAPGASVGSTSGGGGAPGTSSASGGGAPGTLAASVGSASGGGGAPGEGGGPELPPAVGPLVNGIQWADTSGKPIQAHGGGVIRVGDYYYWFGENRNPDGTFYAVSCYRSTDLRRWEFRNHVLTMDSDKDLDPANIERPKVVYNASTDKFVMWMHWENGVNYGEARAAVASSSTVDGDYTYHGSFRPLTGSGVTDHGKPGYMSRDCGLFVDDDSKAYFISATNENYDLNLYELTPDYLSVARLSATLFPGGHREAPALFKRNGTYFLLTSGATGWSPNQAKYATSRSLDRGWSAMTNVGDGTTYNSQSTYVLPVQGSSGTAYLYMGDRWAGAWSGPVNNSTYVWQPISFPSDTTMSMRWNNTLAIDTSAGTVAGATNNFKLVNRKSGKVMDVVGASGEDGADIVQNADRGGDSQKWSFNYNGSGYFRLTNVKSGKVLDVPDESTSDGVALVQWENHDGDNQAWLFIDLGGGDFQIRNKKSGKLVGVYQGSTADAAAIEQRAGGGGEEQRWQIVVAE, encoded by the coding sequence ATGCGTCTCGGTTCCTTGTCTCCGGTGATGGGCCTGCTGGTCGTGGGGCTCGGCATCGCGTCTTGCGCTTCCGGCTCGGAAGAGCTCCCTGGGGGCTCATCGGAGGGCGGTGGCGGGGCCTCGGGGGTCGGCGTTTCTGTCGGCTCGGCGTCCGGCGGCGGCGGGGCGCCCGGCGCGTCTGTCGGCTCGACGTCCGGCGGCGGCGGGGCGCCCGGCACCTCCAGCGCTTCGGGTGGCGGGGCGCCCGGCACCTTGGCCGCCTCCGTCGGCTCGGCGTCCGGCGGCGGCGGGGCGCCTGGCGAGGGCGGGGGACCGGAGCTGCCGCCGGCGGTCGGCCCCCTGGTGAACGGCATCCAGTGGGCCGACACCTCGGGCAAACCCATCCAGGCGCACGGGGGAGGGGTGATCCGGGTGGGCGACTATTACTACTGGTTCGGGGAGAACCGGAACCCGGACGGGACGTTCTATGCCGTCTCCTGCTATCGCTCGACCGATCTGCGGCGCTGGGAGTTCAGGAACCATGTCTTGACGATGGACTCGGACAAGGACCTCGATCCGGCCAACATCGAGCGCCCGAAGGTCGTCTACAACGCGTCCACGGACAAATTCGTGATGTGGATGCACTGGGAGAACGGGGTGAACTACGGCGAGGCCCGCGCCGCGGTCGCGAGCTCGAGCACCGTGGACGGCGACTATACGTATCACGGCAGCTTCCGGCCGCTCACCGGCAGCGGGGTGACCGATCACGGCAAGCCAGGGTACATGTCCCGCGACTGCGGGCTCTTCGTCGATGACGACAGCAAGGCGTATTTCATCTCCGCCACGAACGAGAACTACGATCTCAACCTCTACGAGCTGACCCCCGACTACCTGTCCGTCGCCCGCCTCTCCGCCACGCTCTTCCCCGGCGGGCACCGGGAGGCTCCGGCGCTGTTCAAGCGGAACGGCACCTATTTCCTGCTGACCTCCGGCGCCACGGGCTGGTCGCCCAACCAGGCAAAATACGCGACCTCCCGCTCCCTCGACAGGGGCTGGTCGGCGATGACCAACGTCGGCGACGGCACGACGTACAACTCCCAGTCGACTTACGTGCTCCCGGTCCAGGGCAGCTCCGGGACGGCCTACCTGTACATGGGAGACCGGTGGGCAGGGGCCTGGAGCGGACCGGTCAACAACTCGACGTATGTATGGCAGCCGATCTCCTTCCCGTCGGACACCACCATGAGCATGCGCTGGAACAACACGCTGGCCATCGACACGTCGGCCGGCACCGTCGCCGGAGCGACGAACAATTTCAAGCTCGTCAACAGGAAGAGCGGCAAGGTGATGGATGTCGTCGGCGCGTCGGGCGAGGACGGGGCGGACATCGTCCAGAACGCGGACAGGGGAGGAGACAGCCAGAAGTGGAGCTTCAACTACAATGGATCGGGCTACTTCCGGCTGACCAACGTCAAGAGCGGCAAGGTGCTGGATGTCCCCGACGAGTCGACGAGCGACGGGGTAGCGCTGGTGCAGTGGGAGAACCATGACGGCGACAACCAGGCATGGCTGTTCATCGATCTGGGCGGCGGTGATTTCCAGATCAGGAACAAGAAGAGCGGCAAGCTGGTCGGGGTCTACCAGGGCTCCACCGCGGACGCTGCCGCGATCGAGCAGCGCGCGGGCGGCGGCGGCGAGGAGCAGCGATGGCAGATTGTGGTTGCCGAGTGA
- a CDS encoding NAD-dependent epimerase/dehydratase family protein has translation MNNASLVSSPSSRLHVVLGAGQIGPRVADLLLAQGHRVRLVQRTRRAPERPGLTSVCGDITDLAFAEEATRGASVVYDCMNPPYHLWATQLLPIARGALHGATRAGAKLVALDCLYMYGVPDGAMREDSPRRPCSRKGALRVELEEMRLAAQRRGDARVAIGRASDFFGANVPLSAWGDRFYARALAGRAVECMGDPEMPHSYTYVEDVARGLVTLGEREEAMGHVWHLPTAPAESTRALARRLGRALGVEVEVARLPRILLRAVGLFSPFMREVAEMAYQWDVPYVIDDTRFRETFGWSATPVERQVADIAAWARDRYKIAAPRGAAAIPAARA, from the coding sequence ATGAACAACGCATCGCTCGTCTCCAGCCCGTCGTCTCGCCTCCACGTCGTGCTCGGCGCTGGCCAGATCGGCCCGCGGGTCGCGGATCTCTTGCTGGCGCAGGGCCATCGCGTGCGCCTGGTGCAGCGCACCCGCCGCGCTCCGGAGCGGCCGGGGCTCACGTCGGTGTGCGGCGACATCACCGACCTCGCCTTTGCCGAGGAGGCCACGCGCGGCGCGAGCGTTGTCTACGATTGCATGAACCCGCCCTACCACCTCTGGGCCACGCAGCTCCTGCCCATCGCGCGCGGCGCGCTGCATGGCGCGACCAGGGCGGGCGCGAAGCTCGTGGCCCTCGACTGCCTGTACATGTACGGCGTGCCCGACGGGGCCATGCGAGAGGACTCGCCGCGCCGCCCTTGCAGCAGGAAAGGCGCGCTGCGCGTCGAGCTCGAGGAGATGCGCCTCGCGGCCCAGCGCCGCGGCGACGCGCGCGTGGCCATCGGGCGCGCCAGCGACTTCTTCGGCGCCAACGTGCCGCTGTCCGCCTGGGGCGATCGCTTCTACGCGCGCGCGCTCGCAGGAAGAGCCGTGGAGTGCATGGGTGATCCCGAGATGCCTCACTCGTATACCTACGTGGAGGACGTGGCGCGGGGCCTCGTGACGCTGGGTGAGCGGGAGGAGGCCATGGGCCATGTCTGGCACCTGCCGACGGCGCCGGCCGAGAGCACGCGGGCGCTCGCGCGGCGCCTCGGGCGCGCTCTCGGCGTCGAGGTCGAGGTGGCGCGACTCCCGCGCATCCTGCTGCGCGCGGTGGGCCTGTTCTCGCCCTTCATGCGGGAGGTGGCCGAGATGGCGTACCAGTGGGACGTGCCCTATGTCATCGACGACACGCGCTTTCGCGAGACCTTCGGCTGGTCGGCGACCCCCGTCGAGCGGCAGGTCGCCGACATCGCCGCCTGGGCCCGCGACAGGTACAAGATCGCCGCCCCGCGCGGAGCGGCGGCGATCCCCGCCGCGCGGGCCTGA
- a CDS encoding DUF1552 domain-containing protein has product MRQRMISRRRMLQGALAATATIPLLNSELARGQETTAPKRFVVFYTPNGTSESKWMPTGTETNYTLSPLLQPLSPFKAKIMPLRGINMNVVVNSNIGSEHARGIGGLLTGRALLKGNFKSFMSTNAGWSSGISLDQHLAKKLNPPTLFKSLELGVQVRDAEVRGRLSYAGPDQPVPPREDPYDTFQQLFGASVPGQGQDPGGSTALDRLRAQRRTVFDILREDIADVRPRIGKEDRLKLDAHMQSIQDIEARLAGGGSSNGGGTPTTGSCQAPALGDRIDLSKDDNMPVIGKLQMDMMAAALACDLTRIATIQWSYAESEHLYPFLGLTENHHAISHQWPTNAKYEKIHTWFAEQLAYLLGKLDSYAEGDRTLLDNTVVLWVTEIGESMQHALTNIPFLLAGSGGGVFRTGRFVDYLANGGSARQHNDLLLTIANAMGTDDKTFGDPNYSTGALPSLT; this is encoded by the coding sequence ATGAGACAGCGAATGATCTCTCGACGGCGGATGCTCCAGGGCGCGCTGGCGGCGACCGCGACGATCCCGCTGCTGAACTCCGAGCTGGCCCGCGGGCAAGAGACCACCGCGCCCAAGCGCTTCGTGGTGTTCTATACGCCGAACGGCACCAGCGAGTCGAAATGGATGCCCACGGGCACCGAGACCAACTACACGCTGAGCCCGCTGCTCCAGCCGCTCTCGCCGTTCAAGGCGAAGATTATGCCGCTGCGCGGGATCAACATGAACGTCGTGGTGAACTCCAACATCGGCTCCGAGCACGCTCGGGGCATCGGGGGCCTGCTGACGGGGCGGGCGCTGCTCAAGGGCAACTTCAAGAGCTTCATGTCCACCAACGCCGGCTGGTCGTCGGGGATCTCGCTCGATCAGCACCTGGCGAAGAAGCTGAATCCCCCGACGCTGTTCAAGTCCCTGGAGCTCGGCGTCCAGGTCCGTGACGCGGAGGTGCGCGGTCGGCTCTCCTACGCCGGGCCGGACCAGCCCGTCCCCCCCCGCGAGGACCCCTACGACACGTTCCAGCAGCTCTTCGGGGCCTCGGTGCCTGGCCAGGGCCAGGACCCGGGCGGCTCCACCGCGCTGGATCGGCTCCGCGCGCAGCGGCGGACCGTGTTCGATATCCTCCGCGAGGACATCGCGGACGTGCGGCCTCGCATCGGCAAGGAAGATCGCCTCAAGCTCGACGCGCACATGCAGTCGATCCAGGACATCGAGGCGCGCCTGGCCGGTGGCGGCTCTTCGAACGGCGGCGGCACCCCGACCACGGGCAGCTGCCAGGCCCCGGCGCTGGGCGACCGCATCGACCTCTCGAAGGACGACAACATGCCCGTCATCGGCAAGCTCCAGATGGATATGATGGCCGCGGCGCTCGCGTGCGATCTCACCCGGATCGCCACGATCCAGTGGTCGTACGCCGAGAGCGAGCACCTCTACCCGTTCCTCGGTCTCACCGAGAATCACCACGCCATCTCCCACCAGTGGCCGACGAACGCGAAGTACGAGAAGATCCACACGTGGTTCGCGGAGCAGCTTGCCTACCTGCTCGGGAAGCTCGACTCGTACGCGGAAGGGGATCGCACGCTCCTCGACAACACCGTCGTCCTGTGGGTCACCGAGATCGGCGAGTCGATGCAGCACGCGCTCACGAACATACCGTTCCTGCTCGCCGGCAGCGGGGGCGGGGTCTTCCGCACGGGCCGCTTCGTTGACTATCTGGCGAACGGCGGCTCTGCCCGCCAGCACAACGATCTGCTCCTCACGATAGCGAACGCGATGGGGACCGACGACAAGACCTTCGGCGACCCGAACTACAGCACCGGCGCGCTTCCCAGCCTGACGTAG
- a CDS encoding DUF1592 domain-containing protein, whose protein sequence is MTRFEYNNTVRDLLGTSLTPSDQFPPDEIAGGFNNNATVLTVSALHAEKYLLAAEALAAEAVAGDLSKLVPCDPAAVEGQVAQEEACARQFVQDFGRRAYRRPLETSDVERLMRAYAAGRTDGSFREGIEVVIRAALQSPKFLFRLELRHDSDASSSRVRLDPYEMASRLSYLIWASGPDDELLDAAEAGLLDTREQLAERTRQMLEHPRARRAITEFYKQWLNLGKLGTIVKEESKFPGYNDELVAGMSAETPAFIEHVLWSGDHKLSSLLTLPVGFATEPVAELYGVTVPPGSTTPQLVDLPPDQRAGVLTQPAFLAVHAHPDQTSPVLRGKAIRAKFMCQDPPPPPDDVDLTPPTGEEGVTARERFNQHASNDRCAGCHQLMDPIGFAFENFDAVGAYRTEEGGQVIDVSGQMVLSDDMDGPFVGVRQLAEKLAGSAQVRECLATQWFRYTAGRFENIDDECSLDGLRAGFHGSEGDLVELIVATTQTDAFMYRSAIAEEE, encoded by the coding sequence TTGACGCGATTCGAATACAACAACACGGTCCGAGATCTCCTCGGAACGTCCCTCACCCCTTCCGATCAATTCCCCCCGGATGAGATCGCCGGAGGCTTCAACAACAACGCGACGGTGCTGACCGTGTCCGCGCTGCACGCGGAGAAGTACCTCCTGGCTGCCGAGGCGCTCGCTGCCGAGGCCGTCGCGGGCGATCTGTCGAAGCTGGTGCCGTGTGATCCGGCCGCGGTCGAGGGGCAGGTCGCCCAGGAGGAGGCGTGCGCGCGGCAATTCGTCCAGGACTTCGGCCGTCGCGCGTACCGTCGACCGCTCGAGACGTCGGACGTCGAGCGGCTGATGCGCGCCTACGCCGCGGGGCGCACGGACGGGTCGTTCCGTGAGGGCATCGAGGTCGTCATCCGGGCCGCGCTGCAATCGCCGAAATTCTTGTTCCGCCTGGAGCTGCGTCACGATTCCGATGCCTCCTCGTCGCGGGTGCGCCTCGACCCGTACGAGATGGCGTCGCGCCTTTCGTACCTCATCTGGGCGTCGGGCCCCGACGACGAGCTGCTCGACGCCGCGGAGGCGGGCCTGCTCGATACCCGCGAGCAGCTCGCCGAGCGAACCCGCCAGATGCTGGAGCACCCGCGGGCGCGCCGGGCCATCACGGAGTTCTACAAGCAATGGCTCAACCTCGGGAAGCTCGGGACCATCGTCAAGGAGGAGAGCAAGTTCCCCGGGTACAACGACGAGCTCGTCGCGGGGATGAGCGCGGAGACTCCCGCGTTCATCGAGCACGTGCTGTGGTCCGGGGACCACAAGCTCTCGAGCCTGCTCACGCTGCCCGTCGGCTTTGCCACCGAGCCCGTCGCCGAGCTGTACGGCGTGACGGTCCCGCCCGGCTCGACCACACCCCAGCTCGTGGATCTCCCGCCGGACCAGCGCGCAGGGGTGCTCACGCAGCCCGCGTTCCTGGCCGTCCACGCGCACCCCGATCAGACGTCTCCGGTGCTGCGCGGCAAGGCCATCCGCGCGAAGTTCATGTGCCAGGACCCGCCGCCTCCTCCTGACGATGTCGACCTCACGCCGCCCACGGGCGAGGAGGGCGTCACCGCGCGTGAACGGTTCAACCAGCACGCCTCCAATGACAGGTGCGCCGGCTGCCATCAGCTGATGGATCCGATCGGCTTCGCGTTCGAGAACTTCGACGCCGTGGGCGCGTACCGCACCGAGGAGGGCGGGCAGGTCATCGACGTCTCCGGGCAGATGGTCCTGTCCGACGACATGGACGGCCCGTTCGTCGGCGTCCGCCAGCTGGCGGAGAAGCTCGCCGGGAGCGCGCAGGTCCGCGAGTGCCTCGCGACGCAATGGTTCCGCTACACGGCCGGGCGCTTCGAGAACATCGACGACGAGTGCTCGCTCGACGGGCTGCGCGCAGGGTTCCACGGGTCGGAGGGCGACCTCGTGGAGCTCATCGTGGCGACGACGCAGACCGACGCGTTCATGTACCGCAGCGCGATCGCAGAGGAGGAGTGA